The window GCCTATTTCGAATATCACATCGAACAGGGGCCGATCCTGGAAGCGGAAGGCAAACAGATCGGCGTCGTCACCCATTGCCAGGGCCTGTGGTGGCTGGAAGTGACGCTAACCGGCAAGGAAGCCCATACCGGCTCCACCCCGATGGCCATGCGCGTCAATGCCGGCCTTGCCGCCGCCCGCATTCTCGAAAAGGTGCAGGAGGTGGCCATGGCCCACCAGCCGGGCGCCGTTGCCGGCGTCGGCCAGATGATCTTCACACCCAATTCCCGCAACGTGCTGCCCGGCAAGGTGGTCTTCACCATCGACCTCAGAACCCCCTCACAGGCGAAACTCGACAGCATGCGCGCCATCTTCGAACGCGAGGTGCCACAGATTGCCGAAGAACTCGGCGTCGGCTGCTCGATCGAGGCCATCGGCCATTTCGATCCTGTCACCTTCGACCCCGTTCTGGTCGGCCGCGTGCGCTCTGCCGCCGAAAAACTCGGCTACAGCCACATGGACATCATCTCCGGCGCCGGCCACGATGCCTGCTGGACGGCAAGGGTCGCCCCCTCCACCATGATCTTCTGCCCCTGCGTGGACGGGCTTTCCCACAACGAAGCCGAGGAAATTTCGCCGGAATGGGCCGCCGCCGGCTGCGATGTGCTGCTGCATGCGGTGCTTGAGACTGCGGAGATCGTGGAATGACCGCCACCATCATCAAGAACGGCACCATCGTCACCGCCGACCTCACCTATAAGGCCGATGTGAAGATCGAAGGCGGCAGGATCACTGAGATCGGCCCCGATCTGACGGGCGGCACGGTACTCGATGCCACCGGATGTTATGTCATGCCCGGCGGCATCGATCCGCATGTGCATCTGGAAATGCCCTTCATGGGCACCTATTCCGCCGATGACTTCGAGAGCGGCACGCGCGCGGCGCTTGCCGGCGGCACCACCATGGTGGTGGATTTCTGCCTGCCGGAGCCCGGCCAGTCGCTTCTTGATGCCCTGCAGCGATGGGACAACAAGGCGACGCGCGCCAATTGCGATTATTCCTTCCACATGGCCGTCACCTGGTGGGGCGAGCAGGTCTTCAACGAGATGAAGACGGTGGTTCGGGAAAAGGGCATCAACTCCTTCAAGCACTTCATGGCCTATAAGGGCGCCTTGATGGTGAATGACGACGAGATGTTCGCCTCCTTCTCGCGCTGCGCCGAACTGGGCGCCATTCCCTTCGTGCATGCGGAAAACGGCGATATCGTCGCGCAGATGCAGGAAAAA is drawn from Agrobacterium tumefaciens and contains these coding sequences:
- a CDS encoding Zn-dependent hydrolase, yielding MAAGKNLTVNGDRLWDSLMDMAKIGPGIAGGNNRRTLTDEDAEGRSLFQRWCEAAGLTMGVDRMGTMFATRPGEDPDALPVYIGSHLDTQPTGGKFDGVLGVLAGLEVVRSLNDLNIKTKHPITVTNWSNEEGARFAPAMLASGVFAGIHDLDYAYSRTDTDGKTYGEELKRIGWLGEEEVGARKMHAYFEYHIEQGPILEAEGKQIGVVTHCQGLWWLEVTLTGKEAHTGSTPMAMRVNAGLAAARILEKVQEVAMAHQPGAVAGVGQMIFTPNSRNVLPGKVVFTIDLRTPSQAKLDSMRAIFEREVPQIAEELGVGCSIEAIGHFDPVTFDPVLVGRVRSAAEKLGYSHMDIISGAGHDACWTARVAPSTMIFCPCVDGLSHNEAEEISPEWAAAGCDVLLHAVLETAEIVE